The following coding sequences lie in one Salmo salar chromosome ssa13, Ssal_v3.1, whole genome shotgun sequence genomic window:
- the LOC106566911 gene encoding specifically androgen-regulated gene protein isoform X2, with amino-acid sequence MAKSDTWPGGVAMESLINMDSAGSYDSVSDDSLEYLSVEERACLMFLESTIESLEMEEDSGLSNDEPDPSSLAAKHHHLSMGQTKLEDVSKLQHDDSGRDRKSYLNCRVPTPLLLANGLASIQLKVTGATTHPSVPTAAIESKAPLVATQPSTPGAVTDLKPQKVITEPTVPEVVTDPKAPKIATVPKTSELSSDIKAPGLATITKVPVLSTESKPPKTTPSLATSDLPTDDSVDNMPKGVSVDSKPANCNTKVPSELDLKLIPPPSDFRDDELEEESDPPVPAELRGPLTYSELEQLRRQVSMKRAAPASSGAQEAPPSKPCVDLPVSTQALPCPSDVLPTPIPEALEPKSRPAVAPKPKRLPSNIILKSHKLDSYPGPSPIDRSMIDPQKVRMEALRKLGLLKTEDGVSGPVVSSKSRKSWAPPPSHSLVTTQTKAPAQIPTPAPVPAITLTPVPAPALTPALVPAPPTTPAPVPVPATTPAPVPAQFSDNAKALSSPATLPSPPKHIPPPIGVKSATLERSGKGLSSYKASNASLRANQGPKDALSPGNLRNSRPRPASLGTGKDFVNVQGEASHSQPGHGESQNKLPRSHGISVLICPNSKSGEDRREALKKLGLLGD; translated from the exons ATGGCGAAGAGTGACACGTGGCCGGGCGGCGTTGCCATGGAATCCCTGATCAATATGGACAGCGCTGGGAGCTATGACAGTGTG agtGATGACAGTCTGGAGTACCTCTCTGTTGAGGAGCGGGCATGCCTCATGTTTCTGGAGTCCACCATTGAGTCCCTGGAGATGGAGGAGGACAGTGGCCTgtccaatgatgaaccagacccCAGCAGCCTGGCAGCCAAACATCACCACCTCTCTATGGGACAGACTAAACTGGAGG ATGTATCAAAACTCCAGCATGACGACTCAGGTAGAGATCGTAAGTCCTACCTGAACTGCCGAGTGCCTACACCTCTTCTTCTGGCAAATGGCCTTGCCAGTATCCAGCTCAAAGTCACAGGGGCAACCACCCATCCCAGTGTCCCAACTGCAGCAATTGAGTCCAAAGCCCCATTAGTAGCGACCCAGCCCAGTACCCCAGGGGCAGTCACTGATCTGAAACCCCAAAAGGTAATCACTGAACCCACAGTCCCAGAAGTAGTCACAGACCCTAAAGCTCCAAAGATAGCAACTGTGCCCAAGACCTCAGAGTTGTCTTCTGACATCAAAGCTCCTGGGTTGGCCACTATCACAAAAGTTCCGGTGCTGTCCACTGAATCTAAACCCCCCAAAACAACCCCTTCATTAGCCACGTCAGATTTACCCACAGATGATTCTGTGGACAACATGCCTAAAGGAGTCTCTGTAGACAGTAAGCCTGCGAATTGCAACACTAAGGTTCCGTCTGAGCTGGATCTGAAGCTGATTCCCCCTCCCTCAGACTTCAGGGATGATGAGCTAGAGGAAGAGAGTGATCCTCCAGTGCCTGCAGAACTCAGAGGTCCTCTGACCTACAGTGAGCTGGAGCAACTACGCAGACAGGTCTCCATGAAGAGAGCtgcaccagcctcctctggagcCCAAGAGGCACCACCTTCTAAACCCTGTGTTGATCTGCCTGTCAGTACCCAAGCACTACCCTGCCCCTCAGATGTCCTACCCACCCCCATTCCTGAGGCCCTGGAACCAAAGAGCCGGCCCGCTGTGGCCCCTAAGCCCAAGAGGCTTCCCTCCAACATCATCCTGAAGTCTCACAAGTTAGACAGTTACCCAGGCCCCTCGCCCATTGACAGGTCAATGATTGACCCCCAGAAGGTGCGCATGGAGGCCCTACGGAAGCTCGGGCTCCTGAAGACTGAGGATGGAGTCTCAGGCCCTGTTGTTTCATCCAAATCCAGGAAGTCATGGGCACCCCCTCCTTCTCACAGCCTGGTTACCACCCAGACCAAAGCCCCAGCCCAAATCCCTACCCCAGCTCCAGTCCCTGCCATCACCCTTACCCCAGTTCCTGCCCCAGCACTAACTCCAGCACTAGTCCCAGCCCCTCCCActaccccagccccagtccccgtCCCAGCCActaccccagccccagtcccagcccaaTTCAGTGACAATGCCAAAGCTCTGTCCTCACCTGCTACACTTCCTTCACCACCCAAGCATATTCCCCCTCCCATAGGGGTCAAATCAGCGACTCTGGAGCGCTCTGGCAAGGGCCTGAGCAGCTACAAGGCCAGCAATGCCTCCCTCAGGGCCAACCAAGGTCCCAAAGACGCACTGTCCCCTGGCAACCTGCGCAACTCTAGACCCCGCCCCGCCTCCCTAGGAACTGGGAAAGACTTTGTGAATGTTCAGGGTGAGGCCTCCCACTCCCAGCCAGGTCATGGGGAGTCCCAGAACAAGCTGCCCCGCTCCCATGGCATCAGTGTGCTCATCTGCCCCAACAGCAAGAGTGGAGAGGACCGACGGGAGGCCCTGAAGAAGCTAGGACTGCTGGGGGACTGA
- the LOC106566911 gene encoding specifically androgen-regulated gene protein isoform X1 → MAKSDTWPGGVAMESLINMDSAGSYDSVVSMNSGFSDDSLEYLSVEERACLMFLESTIESLEMEEDSGLSNDEPDPSSLAAKHHHLSMGQTKLEDVSKLQHDDSGRDRKSYLNCRVPTPLLLANGLASIQLKVTGATTHPSVPTAAIESKAPLVATQPSTPGAVTDLKPQKVITEPTVPEVVTDPKAPKIATVPKTSELSSDIKAPGLATITKVPVLSTESKPPKTTPSLATSDLPTDDSVDNMPKGVSVDSKPANCNTKVPSELDLKLIPPPSDFRDDELEEESDPPVPAELRGPLTYSELEQLRRQVSMKRAAPASSGAQEAPPSKPCVDLPVSTQALPCPSDVLPTPIPEALEPKSRPAVAPKPKRLPSNIILKSHKLDSYPGPSPIDRSMIDPQKVRMEALRKLGLLKTEDGVSGPVVSSKSRKSWAPPPSHSLVTTQTKAPAQIPTPAPVPAITLTPVPAPALTPALVPAPPTTPAPVPVPATTPAPVPAQFSDNAKALSSPATLPSPPKHIPPPIGVKSATLERSGKGLSSYKASNASLRANQGPKDALSPGNLRNSRPRPASLGTGKDFVNVQGEASHSQPGHGESQNKLPRSHGISVLICPNSKSGEDRREALKKLGLLGD, encoded by the exons ATGGCGAAGAGTGACACGTGGCCGGGCGGCGTTGCCATGGAATCCCTGATCAATATGGACAGCGCTGGGAGCTATGACAGTGTGGTCAGCATGAACTCTGGCTTT agtGATGACAGTCTGGAGTACCTCTCTGTTGAGGAGCGGGCATGCCTCATGTTTCTGGAGTCCACCATTGAGTCCCTGGAGATGGAGGAGGACAGTGGCCTgtccaatgatgaaccagacccCAGCAGCCTGGCAGCCAAACATCACCACCTCTCTATGGGACAGACTAAACTGGAGG ATGTATCAAAACTCCAGCATGACGACTCAGGTAGAGATCGTAAGTCCTACCTGAACTGCCGAGTGCCTACACCTCTTCTTCTGGCAAATGGCCTTGCCAGTATCCAGCTCAAAGTCACAGGGGCAACCACCCATCCCAGTGTCCCAACTGCAGCAATTGAGTCCAAAGCCCCATTAGTAGCGACCCAGCCCAGTACCCCAGGGGCAGTCACTGATCTGAAACCCCAAAAGGTAATCACTGAACCCACAGTCCCAGAAGTAGTCACAGACCCTAAAGCTCCAAAGATAGCAACTGTGCCCAAGACCTCAGAGTTGTCTTCTGACATCAAAGCTCCTGGGTTGGCCACTATCACAAAAGTTCCGGTGCTGTCCACTGAATCTAAACCCCCCAAAACAACCCCTTCATTAGCCACGTCAGATTTACCCACAGATGATTCTGTGGACAACATGCCTAAAGGAGTCTCTGTAGACAGTAAGCCTGCGAATTGCAACACTAAGGTTCCGTCTGAGCTGGATCTGAAGCTGATTCCCCCTCCCTCAGACTTCAGGGATGATGAGCTAGAGGAAGAGAGTGATCCTCCAGTGCCTGCAGAACTCAGAGGTCCTCTGACCTACAGTGAGCTGGAGCAACTACGCAGACAGGTCTCCATGAAGAGAGCtgcaccagcctcctctggagcCCAAGAGGCACCACCTTCTAAACCCTGTGTTGATCTGCCTGTCAGTACCCAAGCACTACCCTGCCCCTCAGATGTCCTACCCACCCCCATTCCTGAGGCCCTGGAACCAAAGAGCCGGCCCGCTGTGGCCCCTAAGCCCAAGAGGCTTCCCTCCAACATCATCCTGAAGTCTCACAAGTTAGACAGTTACCCAGGCCCCTCGCCCATTGACAGGTCAATGATTGACCCCCAGAAGGTGCGCATGGAGGCCCTACGGAAGCTCGGGCTCCTGAAGACTGAGGATGGAGTCTCAGGCCCTGTTGTTTCATCCAAATCCAGGAAGTCATGGGCACCCCCTCCTTCTCACAGCCTGGTTACCACCCAGACCAAAGCCCCAGCCCAAATCCCTACCCCAGCTCCAGTCCCTGCCATCACCCTTACCCCAGTTCCTGCCCCAGCACTAACTCCAGCACTAGTCCCAGCCCCTCCCActaccccagccccagtccccgtCCCAGCCActaccccagccccagtcccagcccaaTTCAGTGACAATGCCAAAGCTCTGTCCTCACCTGCTACACTTCCTTCACCACCCAAGCATATTCCCCCTCCCATAGGGGTCAAATCAGCGACTCTGGAGCGCTCTGGCAAGGGCCTGAGCAGCTACAAGGCCAGCAATGCCTCCCTCAGGGCCAACCAAGGTCCCAAAGACGCACTGTCCCCTGGCAACCTGCGCAACTCTAGACCCCGCCCCGCCTCCCTAGGAACTGGGAAAGACTTTGTGAATGTTCAGGGTGAGGCCTCCCACTCCCAGCCAGGTCATGGGGAGTCCCAGAACAAGCTGCCCCGCTCCCATGGCATCAGTGTGCTCATCTGCCCCAACAGCAAGAGTGGAGAGGACCGACGGGAGGCCCTGAAGAAGCTAGGACTGCTGGGGGACTGA